A genomic region of Nymphaea colorata isolate Beijing-Zhang1983 chromosome 2, ASM883128v2, whole genome shotgun sequence contains the following coding sequences:
- the LOC116247958 gene encoding chaperone protein dnaJ 20, chloroplastic-like isoform X2, with product MDAGKETESNLYGVLGLKKDCSATDLRSAYKKLALRRHPDRCSYSGSDKHVEEWKMKFQAVQEAYSVHLAPTQREGKREADKEEEQLELRNQEKSQWMVWRDGGARGSRSWSRLLG from the exons ATGGATGCCGGAAAGGAGACAGAGAGCAACTTGTACGGGGTGCTGGGGCTGAAGAAGGATTGCTCCGCGACGGACCTGCGGAGCGCGTATAAGAAACTTGCTCTT AGACGGCACCCAGACAGGTGTTCCTACTCCGGCAGCGACAAGCACGTTGAGGAATGGAAGATGAAATTCCAGGCCGTTCAGGAGGCCTACTCAG TCCACCTCGCACCGACacaaagagagggaaagagggaggCAGACAAAGAGGAGGAACAGTTGGAGTTGCGTAATCAAGAAAAGTCGCAGTGGATGGTGTGGAGAGATG GTGGAGCAAGGGGCAGCAGAAGCTGGTCTAGGCTGTTAGGTTGA
- the LOC116247958 gene encoding chaperone protein dnaJ 20, chloroplastic-like isoform X1: protein MDAGKETESNLYGVLGLKKDCSATDLRSAYKKLALRRHPDRCSYSGSDKHVEEWKMKFQAVQEAYSDKSNVLFNGSPPIYLTVHLAPTQREGKREADKEEEQLELRNQEKSQWMVWRDGGARGSRSWSRLLG, encoded by the exons ATGGATGCCGGAAAGGAGACAGAGAGCAACTTGTACGGGGTGCTGGGGCTGAAGAAGGATTGCTCCGCGACGGACCTGCGGAGCGCGTATAAGAAACTTGCTCTT AGACGGCACCCAGACAGGTGTTCCTACTCCGGCAGCGACAAGCACGTTGAGGAATGGAAGATGAAATTCCAGGCCGTTCAGGAGGCCTACTCAG ATAAATCCAATGTTCTCTTCAACGGATCTCCTCCAATTTACTTGACAGTCCACCTCGCACCGACacaaagagagggaaagagggaggCAGACAAAGAGGAGGAACAGTTGGAGTTGCGTAATCAAGAAAAGTCGCAGTGGATGGTGTGGAGAGATG GTGGAGCAAGGGGCAGCAGAAGCTGGTCTAGGCTGTTAGGTTGA
- the LOC116246769 gene encoding aspartyl protease AED3-like, whose protein sequence is MAASFSSSFSLIIFFTLLCLSNASPRLPTNLKLIPVTPHLQSSIPSFDQINAHDKSRLSYLDNLIKKTSVPIVSGRAFQQAGNYLVRANVGTPGQTLLMVMDTSNDAAWLPCSGCSGCSSQTLFTLEQSSTYKPLQCSAPQCRQAANWFCAPATSDCHFNMTYGGSSFDALLSLDSLGLAQDTLPGYAFGCLRTVTGTSIPAQGLLGLGRGPLSLLSQAGNLYQKTFSYCLPDLRATNFTGSLRLGTVGQPKRIKYTPLLANPRRPTLYYVNMTGIRVGKRFVDIPSSALAFNPATGAGTIFDSGTMVTRLVAPVYAAVRAEFLRRINLPVSSLGGFDTCFTQPIVPPTISFHFDGMFVTLPTENVVIHSSFGTTTCLAMAAAPDNVNSVVNVIASYQQQNHRVLYDVANSRLGVSREHCS, encoded by the coding sequence ATGGCtgcctctttctcctcctccttctccctcATAATTTTCTTCACACTTCTCTGCCTATCCAATGCCTCCCCACGTCTCCCCACCAACTTAAAGCTCATCCCCGTGACCCCTCACCTCCAATCCTCCATCCCCTCCTTCGATCAGATCAACGCCCATGACAAAAGCCGCCTGAGCTACCTCGACAACCTCATCAAGAAAACCAGTGTTCCCATCGTCTCCGGCCGCGCCTTCCAGCAAGCCGGCAACTACTTGGTCAGGGCCAATGTGGGCACCCCCGGCCAGACCCTGCTCATGGTCATGGACACCAGCAACGACGCTGCATGGCTCCCCTGCTCCGGCTGCAGCGGCTGCTCCTCCCAGACCCTCTTCACCCTCGAACAGTCCTCCACCTACAAGCCGCTGCAGTGCAGCGCTCCCCAATGCCGGCAGGCGGCGAACTGGTTCTGCGCCCCGGCGACGTCCGACTGCCATTTCAACATGACCTACGGCGGCTCCTCCTTCGACGCTCTCCTGTCTCTGGACTCGCTCGGCCTAGCCCAGGACACTCTGCCCGGCTACGCCTTCGGCTGCCTCCGGACCGTGACCGGAACCTCCATCCCGGCGCAGGGCCTGCTGGGACTGGGCCGAGGGCCGCTCTCGCTTCTGTCACAGGCCGGAAACCTCTACCAGAAAACCTTCTCCTACTGCCTGCCGGACTTGAGGGCCACCAATTTCACCGGTTCGTTGCGTCTCGGAACGGTCGGCCAGCCGAAACGTATCAAGTACACCCCGCTGTTGGCCAACCCCAGAAGGCCCACCCTGTACTACGTGAACATGACCGGGATAAGAGTGGGGAAGAGGTTTGTGGACATCCCTTCAAGCGCCCTGGCCTTCAACCCTGCCACCGGCGCCGGAACCATATTCGACTCGGGAACGATGGTGACTCGGTTGGTGGCGCCGGTCTACGCGGCGGTCCGGGCCGAGTTCCTGAGACGGATCAACCTACCCGTCTCGTCGCTGGGTGGGTTCGATACGTGCTTCACCCAGCCGATCGTGCCGCCGACGATCTCGTTCCATTTCGACGGGATGTTCGTGACGCTGCCGACTGAGAACGTCGTCATACACAGCAGCTTCGGGACGACGACCTGCCTGGCCATGGCCGCGGCGCCGGACAACGTCAACTCCGTGGTGAACGTCATCGCCTCGTACCAGCAACAGAACCACAGGGTTCTGTACGACGTAGCCAACTCCCGCCTCGGTGTGTCACGTGAGCACTGCAGCTAA